One Streptomyces dangxiongensis genomic window, ACGACGACCACGGCGACGACGGCGGCGGTCGTGCCGACGTCCCTCTTCTCCGTCACGGCGTCCCAGATGAGGGGCAGCGAGTACACGGCGACGAGGCCACCGCCCAGGAAGCCGATCACCGACAGGACGCCGACGACGAAGCCCTGACGGTAGCCCACCACCGCGAACCACACGGCCGCGACCAGCAACAGGATGTCCAGCACGTTCACCGCTTCAGGCCTCGCCTACTCACTCCGGTCCCCGCGGCCCGGCCGGGGGTCCGGCACGCCGCGCAGTGGCTGAGGGACACGGCGTCCCCGGAAGACACAGCACGGGATCACCCTGTCATGCGCGCCAGTCGAGCGGGACCTGCTTCTCCCGGTCCCAGGGGCGCTCCCAGCCCGCGTAGTGCAGCAGGCGGTCGATCACTCCGGCCGTGAAGCCCCAGACGAGGGCCGATTCGACCAGGAATGCCGGACCGCGGTGGCCGCTGGGGTGCACCGCGGTGGCACGGTTGACGGGGTCCGTGAGATCCGCCACGGGCACGGTGAAGACCCGCGCGGTCTCGTTCGGGTCGACCACGCCGACCGGGCTGGGCTCGCGCCACCAGCCGAGCACCGGGGCGACGACGAAGCCGCTGACCGGGATGTACAGCCGGGGCAGCACGCCGAAGAGCTGCACACCGGACGGGTCGAGCCCGGTCTCCTCCTCGGCCTCGCGCAGCGCGGCCCGCAGGGGTCCCTCGCCGTGCGGGTCGCCGTCCTGCGGGTCCAGCGCGCCGCCCGGGAAGGACGGCTGGCCGGCGTGCGAGCGCAGCGAGCCCGCGCGCTCCATGAGCAGCAGCTCGGGGCCGCGCTCGCCCTCGCCGAACAGGATCAGCACGGCCGACTGCCGTCCCGAGCCGTTCTCCGGCGGCAGGAAGCGGCTCAGCTGGAGCGGCCGGACCGTCTCGGCGGCACGCGCCACGGGATCCAGCCAGTCCGGCAGCCCCTCCTCGCTGAGCGCCACCGCACCGCCCTGCGTGTCACTGGCCTTCATCGCCACCCCCCGTCGCTCTGCCCCCTCCAACGCCCGAGGGGCCCGGGATCGTTCCGTCACGCGGCCCCCAGCGGCGGCGCCGGCCTGCCGCCCGCGTCCAGGTAGGCCTGCGGGGGCTTGAGCCGCTGGCCGGGGAAGCCGCCCTTCTCGTACTTCAGCAGCTTCGTCGCCTTCTCGGGATCGGTCTCGCCCTCACCGTAGGCCCGGGCAGAGCGGCGCGACGGGGCAGGCACCGCAGGCGGGCTTGCGGGCGTGGCAGATGCGGCGGCCGTGCCAGATGACGTGGTGGGACAGGTCGGTCCAGTCGGACTTCGGGAAGAGCGCGCCGATGGCGGCCTCGATCTTGTCGGGATCGGTCTCGTCGGTCCACCGCCAGCGCCGGACCAGCCGCTGGAAATGCGTGTCCACGGTGATCCCGGGCCGGCCGAACGCGTTGCCGAGGACGACGAAGGCCGTCTTGCGGCCCACTCCCGGCAGCTTGACCAGGTCCTCCAGCCTGCCGGGCACCTCACCGCCGAAGTCCTCGGCGAGGGCCTTGGAGAGCCCTATCACCGACCTGGTCTTGGCCCGGAAGAAACCGCAGGGGCGCAGGATCTCCTCGACCTCCTCCGGGTTGGCGGCGGCGAGGTCCTCCGGGGTGGGGTACTTCGCGAAGAGCGCCGGGGTCGTCTGGTTGACCCGCAGGTCGGTGGTCTGGGCCGACAGCACGGTGGCGACGAGCAACTGGAAGGGACTCTCGAAGTCCAGCTCCGGGTGGGCGTACGGGTACACCTCGGCCAGCTCGCGGTTGATGCGGCGGGCGCGGCGGACCAGGGCGGTACGGGACTCGCCACCGGCCGGTGGCCCTCCGGCGGGGACGGTCCTCTCCACGGCCGCCTTCTGGGCGGGCTTCTTCCCGCTCACCGCATTCTCGACGGGCTTCTTCCCGCTCGTCGCCTTCTTGGCGGCCTTCTTGGCGACCTTCTTCGCGGTCTTCTTGGCGGGCGCGGCCTTCTCCACGACGTCGACAACCTTTTTAGTCGATTTGTCTGTTTTATTACTTTCTTCGGGGACCTGTTCGCCCACGGCGGAATCCCGACGTACAACCACCCGCCCAGCCCCCTCGGCCTGTGCTCTCACCGGCAATTTGGATACCCGGCCAGCCTAGAGCCCGGCATCATGATCCGCTCCGGACCCGGCGTACCGGCCCCCGATTGGACCCCTGACGCTTACCCCGGGACACGTGTGCGGCATCCTTGTGACAGATCACACTGTTTGGACCGTCCGGCAAAACGGGGAACACGGTCCCCTGGCACGCGGGGAGCACCATCCCCTGAGCAGGTCGACAAGGAGAAACTCGTGGACGACGTTCTGCGGCGCAACCCGCTCTTCGCGGCACTCGACGACGAGCAGGCCGCGGAGCTTCGCGCCTCCATGAGTGAGGTGACCCTCGCTCGCGGCGACTCGCTGTTCCACGAGGGCGACCCCGGAGACCGGCTGTACGTGGTCACCGAGGGCAAGGTGAAGCTGCACCGCACCTCCCCCGACGGCCGCGAGAACATGCTCGCCGTCGTCGGACCCGGTGAGCTGATCGGCGAACTGTCGCTCTTCGACCCCGGCCCCCGTACGGCAACGGCGACCGCGCTGACCGAGGTCAAGCTGCTCGGCCTCGGGCACGGTGACCTCCAGCCCTGGCTGAACGCCCGCCCGGAGGTGGCCGGCGCCCTGCTGCGCGCCGTCGCCCGCCGGCTGCGCAAGACCAACGACGCGATGTCCGACCTGGTCTTCTCGGACGTGCCCGGCCGCGTGGCGCGGGCCCTGCTGGACCTCTCCCGCCGCTTCGGCGTGCAGTCCGAGGAGGGCATCCACGTCGTCCACGACCTGACCCAGGAGGAGCTGGCCCAGCTGGTCGGCGCCTCCCGCGAGACCGTGAACAAGGCCCTGGCCGACTTCGCCCAGCGCGGGTGGCTGCGCCTGGAGGCGCGGGCCGTCATCCTGCTGGACGTCGAGCGGCTGGCCAAGAGGTCCCGCTGACGCCGGTTGCACCACGGCCCGGGGCCCGGCTGCACGCGCAGCCGGGCCCCGCGGCCTGACTAGATCAGCCCGTGCTCGCTGAGGTAGTCCAGCTGGGCCCGCACCGACAGCTCCGCCGCCGGCCACAGCGAGCGGTCCACGTCGGCGTACACGTGGGCGACGACCTCGGCCGGGGCGCGGTGGCCGTTCTCGACCGCTGTCTCCACCTGCGCGAGCCGGTGGGCGCGGTGGGCCAGGTAGAACTCGACGGCGCCCTGGGCGTCGTCCAGGACCGGCCCGTGGCCCGGCAGGACGGTGCGCACGCCGTCGTCCACCGTCAGGGCCCGCAGCCGCCGCAGGGAGTCCAGGTAGTCGCCGAGCCGTCCGTCGGGGTGTGCCACGAGCGTCGTACCGCGGCCGAGGACGGTGTCGCCCGTCAGCACGGCCCGGTCGGCCGGTAGATGGAAGGACAGCGAGTCCGCGGTGTGCCCGGGGGTCGGTACGACGCGCAGCTCCAGGCCCCCGGTGGTGACCACGTCGCCGGCGGCCAGGCCCTCGTCGCCGAGCCGCAGCGCCGGATCCAGGGCACGCACGCGCGTACCGGTCAGCTCGGCGAAACGGACGGCGCCCTCGGCGTGGTCGGGGTGGCCGTGGGTGAGCAGGGTCAGGGCTATGCGCTTGCCGGCCTTCTCGGCGGTGTCCAAGACGTTGCGCAGATGGCCGTCGTCCAGCGG contains:
- a CDS encoding MBL fold metallo-hydrolase; protein product: MTDAAALPGQPRGGVLSGPATERAVNVLAPNASAMTLDGTNTWIVAEPDSDLAVVIDPGPLDDGHLRNVLDTAEKAGKRIALTLLTHGHPDHAEGAVRFAELTGTRVRALDPALRLGDEGLAAGDVVTTGGLELRVVPTPGHTADSLSFHLPADRAVLTGDTVLGRGTTLVAHPDGRLGDYLDSLRRLRALTVDDGVRTVLPGHGPVLDDAQGAVEFYLAHRAHRLAQVETAVENGHRAPAEVVAHVYADVDRSLWPAAELSVRAQLDYLSEHGLI
- a CDS encoding NUDIX hydrolase — its product is MKASDTQGGAVALSEEGLPDWLDPVARAAETVRPLQLSRFLPPENGSGRQSAVLILFGEGERGPELLLMERAGSLRSHAGQPSFPGGALDPQDGDPHGEGPLRAALREAEEETGLDPSGVQLFGVLPRLYIPVSGFVVAPVLGWWREPSPVGVVDPNETARVFTVPVADLTDPVNRATAVHPSGHRGPAFLVESALVWGFTAGVIDRLLHYAGWERPWDREKQVPLDWRA
- a CDS encoding Crp/Fnr family transcriptional regulator, which codes for MDDVLRRNPLFAALDDEQAAELRASMSEVTLARGDSLFHEGDPGDRLYVVTEGKVKLHRTSPDGRENMLAVVGPGELIGELSLFDPGPRTATATALTEVKLLGLGHGDLQPWLNARPEVAGALLRAVARRLRKTNDAMSDLVFSDVPGRVARALLDLSRRFGVQSEEGIHVVHDLTQEELAQLVGASRETVNKALADFAQRGWLRLEARAVILLDVERLAKRSR